The nucleotide sequence TTAATCAAGGAACCGTTTATATAGCAGTCACCATTCAGATCAGGACAAATTAGAACGCTGGAAACCTGATCTCGTCATCTTTATCTTCCCGATACCCCGTCTCCTGTTCCCTGTCCCCGGCTACAAGAAACTGTTTGTAAACTGGTGTTAAATCCATCCAGGCGTTTACAGCTCAAAGGTTTCAAGAACAGGGCATTTGTTCTATATTTGTTCTACAAAACCTTGAATTCCCTGCCTGTCAGGGCGTTTATATTTATTTACAAACAGTTTCTAGATTTGATTTCTTCATCATTATTGTGTGACTACTTGTGTGACTATTCGCCAGACAGTTCTCCAAACATTTCAGTTGCGATCGCGGTCCTTCCTGATGGCTGGTTTTATTTGCCTGCTGCTGTTGTTGCTTTCAGGTTGCCGCCCAGCAAACTTTCGTTCCCAGGCGGTACAGGGTTCCCAGCTTGTTTTGAGTGCCCTGACCGATCCTAAAACCTTTAACTATGCCAATAATCAATCCTTTCCCAATATCTTTCTGTTCACCTACGAGGGATTGACCCGCGAAAACGGCGTGACAGGGGAAATTGAGCCAGCTCTGGCAGAATCCTGGGAAATTTCCCCCGATCAAAAGCGCGTGGTGTTTACCTTACGAAAGGGGCTGAAATGGTCAGATGGCCATCCTCTGACTGTCGATGATGTGGTGTTTACCTATCGAGATATTGTTGCCAATCCCGAAATTCCTACAGATGGCAAGGACAGTCTTCGCATTGGTTCTGAAGGGTTGTTTCCCCAGGTGCGTAAGTTGGGCGATCGCCAGGTCGAGTTTCTTTTGCCAGAACCCTTTGCGCCCCTGCTCCGGGCAACCGCTGCTCCCGATGGCATCCTGATTATGCCCAAACATGCCCTGGAGGAAACCCTGCGCACAAAAGGCCCCGATGGTAATTTGAAATTCATTTCCACCTGGAACACCGATACCCCCCCTGACCAGATCATTGTCAACGGTCCCTATCTGCTGGACAGCTACACCGCCGGTCAACGCCTGGTGTTTCGTAGGAATCCCTACTACTGGCGTCAGGACGACCAGGGCAATCCCTTACCTAAAGTGGATCGAATAGTCTGGCAGTTTGTTGAAAGCACCGATACCCAGCTTCTGCGCTTCCGTTCCGGTGAGTTGGATATCATGGGCGATTCCCGTCCCCTGCGTCCAGAATATTACTCGCTGCTGAAGCGGGAAGAAAAGCGCGGTAACTTTCGGGTGTATCATGGCGGCCCCTGGTCAGGCATCCTCTATCTGGCATTTAACCTGAACAAAGCCCAGGATGCCAGCGGCAAGCCAGTGGTTGACCCGGTGAAGTCCCGCTGGTTTAATAATCTGGCGTTCCGGCAGGCAGTGGCTTATGCGATTAACCGCGATCGCATCAACATCAACCTGTTTCGGGGTCTGGGCGTAATTCAGAACTCCCCGATTTCGGTGCAAAGCCCCTATTTTCTGTCTCCCGCAGAGGGATTGAAAGTCTATGCCTATAATCCAGAAAAAGCCAGAGAACTGCTGCTGGGAGCAGGCTTCCGATACAATTCCCAGGGGCAATTATTGGATGCAGAGGGCAATCGGGTACGGTTCACACTCCTGACCAATGCCAGCAACCTGGTACGGGTGGCCATGGGTGCCCAGATCCGGCAAGACCTGGATCAGATTGGTATTCAGGTAGATTTTAATGCCATCAACTTCAATACTCTGGGTGACAAACTGTCAACCACACGGGATTGGGATGCCCACATCATCGGCTTCACTGGCGGCATCGACCCCCACGGTTCGGCCAACTTCTGGATGAGCAATGGAGCTTCCCATTATTTCAACTTGAAGTCCCAACCTGGACAACAACCCCTCCAGAATTGGGAAGCCGCTGACTACGAAAAAGAAATCGATCGCCTGTTTATTGCGGGTGCCAGGGAACTCGATGAATCGAAACGAAAAGTAATTTATGCAGAATTTCAGCGTCTCGTCCAGGAGCAACTCCCAATTTTGCTCCTGGTGAACGATTCTGCTCTGATGGCAGTCCGCAATAAGGTTGAAGGTTTGAAGTACACAGGCTTACCCAGTTGGGGCTTGTGGAATATCCAGGAACTTCAGATCAAAGACAATGCGGTTGCCCATTGACCTGATTAGTACATCCAAGACACCAGAGAATGGGGAGTTTATAATCTGAGGCTTCACCACAGAGGCACGGAGGACACCGAGAAGTTCCTTTGTGCTCTCTGTGTCTCTGTGGTAAAACATCTAATCTTTCAATTTATTTCATCCACGATCCCGATGTACTGAGGAATGCAGATTTTATAAGTCGATCAGTTTCAACCGCCCTGCCTGCACATAGTCAAAAATACGATTGATCTGGCTGCGATCTTCGTCTGTAAGCTTGCGTTCAGCCAGTAGCGCGGATGTTAACTGCAAATGCTGCATACGGGTTATCTGACCAGACGCCACAATTTGATCCGTAAGATGCCTGATGGCTGAGTTTGATTTTCCTGGAACGCTTCCCATAGGAGTAATTACTGAGTCGGAATAGTGCTTTTCGTCTCTTCAATCATCGTAACCAGTTTGTAGACTCCATCCTCAAACAGTTGCGTTGTACGCACCCGATGATTCAGTGTTGTCAGGGCAATCAATTCGTTATAAAAGGTTTTACAGCCCTGTAATGTGCGGCTTCCCCGGTAAACAATCAAATCGTCTGTGATTGCCCAGGCAATGCCAGAAAAGCCCGTTGCCTTTTCCCCGCCCAGGGTATAGACTTCGTCGGTCAGTGGAAAAACCAGGGTTCCCTCACGAAAATCGCCATAGTAGTGGGCGGTTACTTCCCTGGGGGTATCAATACGGACAGTGTTGGTCTGCACATACTGTGAACCGTTGATCTCAATGGTGACCCGTACCAGATGTTCATCCATGAGCGCTCCCGTCGGGCTGATCCGGCGGGCAACGCCTTCCCATGTCCCACAGTTGCGGAGAAAGGCAAGGGGAACCTTGAACTCGTTGCAGGTCAAGCTGGGAATGCCCAGTCCATCCGTTTCAGCGATTTGAAAGAGAGCCATTGTTTGTTCCAGTTCACTCATCCCTCAAGCATTCCAATCGATCTTATCCCTCTTTAATCACTCTTGAAGAAAATAAATTCTGAGCGTACCTCGTTTCCACGGTGCTGCCTGGACGTAGCTTTAAGCGGCTTGCTTATGCCGGCGACCAATTTTTTGACTCATTTCACGACTGGTGCGCTGATATTCATGCACAATTGGTTTCCGTTCTGTCTGATAGGCTTCTACGGCCACCTCTATCTGAGCAGAGGAGACAAGGTGGCGTACCAGGGACAGTGCATCTTCAAATCCGGCGGTCATGCCGCGAGCGCGGGTTGGGCTTTTAGCATGGGCAGCATCGCCAATCAAAACAATCCGTCCCTGACACAGGCGAGGCAAGGGAGGAATATCGTAGGAGTAGCGGCTGACGATGTGTTCAGGTGGGGTGGCCTCAATCACAGCACGGGCTTCTTTGGGGAGTTTTGCCAGTTCCCTGGCAGGGATGAGCGAGTTTTGGGGTCTGAGACTACCTCTTTCACTGTCTTCCAGGTCTTTTTCAATGAAGAATCCCCAGTGGGTGCGATCGCCACCGATGTCGAAGAAATTGGCATAAATACCCCGCCCTCGGACATACACAATGAAGTTGCCTTCCGGGCAAAATACCTTATCAGTAACAACCCCCCGCCAGACCAGATCGCCGAGGTAGCAAAGCTCTACTCCAGGGACAACAAACTGACGCACCTTAGAAACAATGCCATCTGCTCCTACCAGCAGATCCCCTTCCCATTCGCTGCCGTCCTTAAAATGGGCTGTGACGCTGTGGGCCGTCTGGGTGATGGATTGTAAATCAACACCACAATGGAGACACTCAGGCGGCAGTGGGCGAAGCAGGGCTTCCAGAATTGCCGTGCGATGGACCAGCATCCCCGGCAGTTCATGGCTGGCATTGGTGACCGACTCGGAACTGATAACGTCACCCCGCAGGTTACGGAACTCGAAGCACCTGACGGGTGAACCCGCGTGAATGATCTGGTTGCAAATTTCAGGATTGCCCTGGTGGAGAGCTTCCATCCCTGCCTGCACCAGGAAAATCCCACATCCCTCGGTGCGCGGATAGGGTGCTTTCTCAAACACAGTTACCTGAAACCCCTGCTGGAGTAGCAAGTTTGCAAGATAAACCCCCGATGTTCCAGCACCAACAATACCAATACGGCTATTTAGAGAAACCATTGACTTAACCTCACTGTTGAAAGGGGGAATTGGATATCAGGCTTTACCATGAGCGTTGAGCCAACGGTGTCAGGCGGCAGCGGTCAGTAGTCAGGAATCAGGAGCGATCAACTACAGGCTGACAGTCAAACCATCCGTAAGTGCTGGTCAGGAACGCTGTGAAGTCTCAAACTGGATGTAGATTGTTACAGATTCATACAGAAGCTGTTGCATCAAGGGTTACATGCTGAAATAATTAGATTTTGGAGAGGTCTATACAAGATTTTTTTTAGAAAAAGCATAAGTCTCAGCAGAGTGGGGCAATGATGACTTCTGCTATCACCCATTCTAGCGAACGGTTCCTTATCCCTGAGAGTACCCCTGAGAGGTATCTTTTTATCGGTTATCTATTAAGAAATCAGAAGGGTTCTTCCGGCTTGCCGGTGAAAGAGTAGCGTAAGCTACTCTTTCATCTAAAACAAAATTCCTGGAATATTGATAAGGAACTGGATGAGTTGAAATCGGTTTCAGTTCATCCAGTCTTTCGGTCATTCAATGGGGGATGGGGTTTAACTGGCGGCGATCGCCCCTGCTCCAGCGGCTGCAACGGCAGAGATTAATGCCGTCATGAACAACCACCAGGCGGCGGCGGCGGCGGCTTTGCGGGTTTCTTCCATCTGAAGTTGGGCCTGGCGCTTGACGGTTTCCAATCGCCGTTGGGCTTCCATTTGAATGCGCTCAGCCCGTTGCAGCACGTTGTTTCGTGCCGCTTCAATCTGGTCAATCACCCGATTCGCATCAGCTTCAGAAATATCTCGACGGGAACTGAGAATGGCAACCAGGGTATCCCGGTCAAAAGCGCTGAGGCGTGCTCGTAATGCTTCAAAGCCTGCCTGCGGGTCATCAAACAGGGTTCGTACATCCTGCTGAATCCCGTCGTAGTTGAGTTCAGGGCGATTCAGGGAGTTGAGGTAATTGCGAAGGCGCGCAAAGATCCGGTCAATTACTTCCTGAATCCTGGCTTGAATCTGCCGCACCTGATCACGCACGGATTCGATTTGATCTACAATCCGATTGGCTTCTGCTTCTGTCATGTCTGGGCGCTGAGCCAGTAGCGCAACCAGTGTGGAGCGGTCGAACCGGGAGAGGCGATCGCCCAGGCTGTGCAAGCCTTCCCTGGGCGACTGAACCAGCAGTTCCAGGTCGCGCTTAATCCCTTCAGGGTTGAGTTCTTCTTTTTCAGTATGGCGCAGGTAGTCCTCAATGCTGGCTTCAAAATCCATCACCGTTTGCTGAGTCCGCAATGCCAGACGACGGGGAGATCGGATAAGTTGCCGAATGGCGGCTAAGGTTTGATCGATGGCTCGATTGACCTGTGCCTCGTTCAGGTCTTCTCGCTGACTGAGTAAGCGTACCAGTGTTTCCCGGTCAATCTTAGACAGGCGTTTCCGTAAGGCATAGCTTCCCTGTTTAGGGTCTTCTAAGAGGGTTTTCAGATCACGTTGAATCCCCTCCGGATTGAGTTCTTCCAGATTCGTCCGTCGGAGATAGTCGGCAATTGCGTTCACGGTCTGGTCATACTGGTCTTTTGCCGCATCAACCAGGATGCGCGGCGAATGAATAAAGCGATACCAGGTGGATTCCACATCATCCAGAATTCGATTGGCTTCTGCTTCGCTGATGTCTTCCCGCTGGCGCAGCAGTTGCACCAGCGTGTCGCGGTCAATGTGAGCAGCCCGGTATCGGAGTGCCTGTAAGCCCAACTGAGGGTCGTTCAATAGCAGTTGCAGATCTTGCTTAATCCCCTCTGGATTGAGTTCTGACTTCCCCGTGTTACGCAGGTAAGATTCCAGCCGTCTCTGGAATTCAGCCAATTTCTGGCTGGCCTGCTCATTCAGGGAGCGGGATTCAAACAGGACGCGATCGCGGGTGGCTTCCAGGGCATTCAGAATAATCTCTGCCTCAGTCGGGGTGACATCCGAACGGCGTAGAAGAATGGCCCGTAAGGTTCCCCGGTGATAGGGCTGCAATCGGTGCTGGAGCGTTGCATCGTCGGCTTCCTCATCTTCCAGCAGAGCCTTAAAGGCTGGCAGGATGCCTTCGGAGACAAGTTGCTCTTTGGGCGTCAGGGTCAGGTAGATTTCAACCCGTTGTTTCAGGTCAACTTCAACTTCAATTTCTCTCGCAGTGACTGCTCCTGCAAAGACATCCCGGCGAATGGACTCCAATTGATCTGCAATTTGCTGGATCTTTGCCTCTGTAAATACGCCTCTAGACCCCAGCAATTCCGCAAAATAGGAGCGGTTCAGTTGGGATAACTGTTGCGCAATGGCCCCCGGATCGGCACTGGGGTCATAGAGCACCTCGCGGAATTCTCGATTAATCGTTGCCGGGTTCATCTGCCAGGAGTACTTATTCAGTAAGTACTGTTCCACATCACTGCGAATGGGACTGTAGGCAGGGGTGTCAGACGTTGCTGCCTTGAGTTGGGCGACCACGTTGTTCGTTTGCGCTGAAATTCTGTCTGGAGCATCTTTTAAGCGGCTGATCACATTCTCCAGATCCAGATCGGAAACGTCGGTGCGCCCAATTAACATGCCAACGATTGCATTCAAGCCGACTTGCAGACTTTGTTGTAAAAAACCAGCCGACTTTTCAGGTGAAGTTCCTGACGGCTCAGATCGCGATCGCTCTGCCAGCAGGCGGTCTAACCTGGCATTCAATTCCTGAATTTGTAAATCTCCTGGTCTGGTGGATTGCAGGTAATCGACTATTTCTGCCATGGAATCCCGCTGCGATCGACGCCCTACAGTTTGCTGCCACACCCCTTCCAGCAGATCGGCAATACGATTTACTTCTTCCCGGCTGAAATCGGTCCGATGGCTGACCAGATCTACAAAGGTCTGGCGGTCAATATGGCGCAGGCGATCGCTGTCTGCAAGTTGGGCAATTTCAGGATCATTCAATAACACTTCAAAATCGCGCCGAATTTGCGCCAGATCAAAGCGCGGTAGTTGAATCCGATGGACATAGTCCTCAATGGACTCGCGAATGCTGGTAGGATCAATGCCGGAACCCAATTCATGCCGAACGGCAGCAGCAACGGCTTCTGCGGTTGAAACAACCTGTTTCTTGGCCGCTCGACTACCAATGGCAGCGGTGGCGGCTCCAAAGATTGCCTGAAAACCGGAAGTTGCCGCATTGACGACTGAACCCACTAAAGACCCGACAGTACTTGAGCTGACCCACACCAGAAGTGTAAAGTAGGCTGCCCAAATCACCAGACCAATAATGGCACCCAATACGGCGTTATTAGACAGTAGACTTAATTGAACAGCGAGGAAACAGGCGATAAACAATGAAATTGTGACCGTTACCAGGGTCCAGATGCCGACTCCCATCCCAATTTTGCGAATGGTTGTCCCCATATCTTCGATATCAGAATCTGGCTCGTCTGAAACTGGAGAAGATAAACGCCCCAGGTAGGAAATCCCTGTTGCAACAGACAAATTGGTCAGTAAAAGCTGCATTGCAAACGCAAGTAGCAGACCCGAAATTAAAGCAATAAAAAATTGGGGTCCTGAAAATAAGACCGATGCTGCTTCCGGTGTGATTGGCTGTGGGGAAACGGGTACTTGGGCAACCCAACGCTGATTGATCCAGGGCTGTGTGAATAAAGATGTAATGTCAGGCATAGACTCTCCTAATCTGGGCGTACGCTTTATAGCCATCCTGTTTGGATTGTGGGCAAGAATTCTTGCTCACAAAGCCTCTCACTCTCACAACGGATTCAGGACTGCTATATGAATAAGCTGCCAGTTTTTGAACTAATACAGGGTTATGAAGCGAGGATGGCACCGCTGTTCTAAGAGTCTCGCTTACGTCAGGTAGAAGCATCTCTCCTGAGTTGGAACCTGTGTCCATACCTTGCTGATTAATCTATACCTTGCTAATTAATTTGATCAGATGCCATCCCGAAACAGACCCACTAATAATCCATACCCGAAATCAGCAACCCCCTTGTGGAGACTCTTATGGAAGATGGGAAACAAGCCGATAGCACGGACGATCTGTACGACCTGAAGCGCTTCTTGCAAGCCCAGGAAACTGATTACGAACGGGCACTGTCCGAGATCAGGAATGGACGGAAACGCTCTCACTGGATGTGGTATATCTTTCCTCAATTCGACGGTCTGGGGTTCAGTCAGACTTCTAAACGATATTCGATTAAAAGCATTGCAGAAGCTAAGGCTTATCTGAGCCATCCTGTTCTCGGTCCACGATTGATAGAGTGCATTGAGGCAACCCGCAGCATCGAGGGGCGCTCCGCATACGAGATTTTTGGATCCCCTGACGATATGAAGTTGAAATCCTGTGCCACTCTGTTTGCATACGTGTCGTCTCCAGGGTCAGTGTTTGACCGGCTCCTTGACAGGTTCTTTCAGGGCGATCGCGATCGTAAAACACTCAGCCTGCTTAACCGGCATCATTCATGAGAGTTGGCAGACGGCAGGTAAACACATCCTTGAAAAGGTTTATAACCCTCTTCTGTCACTTCTGCTGGAAAAATTTATAACCAACCCTCGTTCCAGGTTTCCAGCCTGGAATGGAGGTTCAGAGGCTCTGTCTCAAGTAAACCTGAAAAGAGGCAGAGCCTGGGATTTGCCATTTCCAGGCAGAGCCGTGGAAACGAGGTATTTTCAGAATGTATCTGCTTTAAGAGGGATAAATAGCCAGAAATACTGGACAGTTTGGGGAGAAAACTCTCTTCCCCTGATTTATGCGGCGAAGCCCTATCGATTTAACCCAATCACTCCTTTCAGTTTAGCCCCAGTAAAGCTGGCACCCGTGACATCAGCCCCTGTAAAATTGGCATCTTCTAAATCAGCTCCTGTAAAATTAGCATTTTGCAAATTTGCACCGGTTAGAATTGCATCTTCTAGATCAGCATTTTGCAAATTTGCACCGCTCAGATTGGCGTTGCTTAAATTGGCTTTCTCCAGATCAGCTCGAGTCAGGTTGGCATTTTGCAAGTTTGCACCGCTGAGATCAGCGTTCTCCAAATTGGCACCCTGAAGGTCACACCCGGGACATTGTTTGGTTGAATGCAATTGATTCAGGGCTTCACGCCCAGCCATTGCTTGCGCGATTGCTTGATCCTTGCCCGGTTGTTGAGCCGTGGTTTGTGTTGAAGGTGGCGAAACAGCTACTTGCGATGAAACAGCCGCTTGCGGTGAAGCGTCAGCTTGCGGTTGTCCAACGTTGAATGTTGGAAAACACCCCACTAAGGCGCTGGAGCTTAGTAGGACGATCGCCTTTGAAATTGTGATCATTTGCATTTTTAACAGTATCAGTTCTACAAAACGATTTCTTTCTGTGTCTTACACTGCTGAAGTTTAACATCGGTTTGTTTAATAACCATCTAACCAGGGTTAGACTCTGAGTTACCTCAGTTCCTCCGCACTCATCTACTCACCAAAAACATTACAGGAATGGCAGCCAATTGGATCAATATGGAAAAAACAACCAGAGCAGGTAGCGAAAAACCATACAAAATGCTCATCAAGGCGCTACCTGCAAACCAGGCCAGTCCATATCCGGTAGCGTAATTGACTCTGTTACGCTCTGGATGATGGTTGCAGTCATTTATGACCCCTTTCACAAAGCTTGAAAGAAGACCCTATCCCCAGAGCACATATCGCAAAATCTGGATTCATTACAACGTGAACGCCTCACCTGCGCCGAATTTGAGCACCGCTATGCCGCCATGCCCGACATCAAGAAAAGGAACATAAATTTCTTAAAGCCGATCCGAAAGCTCCAATGGACAAAGCCCAAACTCAGACTGAAGAAGTTTTCGGATAGACTTTAAAAGCCTATCCAAAAAGCCCAAACGGACAAAGCCCAAACTTCAGACTGAAGAAGTTTTCGGGTAGACTTTTAGTGCACTTTGTGTCTTTGTGGTTCAAACTAACAACTGGCGGGTTATTTTCGGCAACCTGCCCTGGCAAGCGAATAAGCCTTCGTGAATTAACTTTGCCGTGCCAACTTCTGACCCCACAATTTACCTCGACTACCATGCCACCACCCCCGTCGATCGCCGCGTCGCTGATCGCGTCTATCACTTCATGACGCAGGAGTTTGGCAATGCCAGCAGTGTGGATCATGAGTGGGGCGATCGCGCCGAAGCTGCCATCAAGCAGGCTGCCCAACACGCTGCTGCCCTGATTGGAGCTTCACCGCGGGAAATTGTCTGGACATCGGGTGCAACCGAGAGTATCAATCTGGCGATTCAGGGCAGCCTTCCGACTCTTCTCGCCCCGCCTGGAAGAGGGGCTGGGGGTGAGGGCAAACACCGCATTGGCCTGATGCCGATCGAACACAAAGCCGTCCTCGATACCTGTCGTGCGTTGGGAAAAAGAGGTTGGGCTGAGTTAATTTATCTACAGGTGGATTCCAGAGGCAGACTTGACCTGGAACATTTGGAGCAAGTCTGTGCGGGGGGACTGTCCCTGCTCTGTGTCATGGCAGCTAACAACGAGATTGGTAATATTTACCCGATTCAGGCGATCGCTCAAATTGCTCAACGCTACAACATCCCTTTTCTATGTGACGGCTCTCAGGCAGTCGGGAAAATTCCAATTCGATTTACAGACTGGGGACTGACCTATCTCGCGATTTCTGCCCATAAATTCTACGGACCCAAAGGTGTTGGAGCACTCGTTGTTCGCAGGGGGCATCATTTGGAGCCATTGATCTTTGGTGGCGGTCATCAGCGAGGAATGCGATCGGGCACGCTCAATGTGCCAGGGATTGTAGGGTTGGGAGAAGCGTGTCGGTTGCGATCGCTGGAAATGGAAGCAGATGAGCCGGCGATCGCGGCTAAACGTGACAGGCTCCAGGAATTACTTGTAGAAAAAATTCCTGACCTGGTAGTCAATGGAGATGTCGATCATCGTCTGGCAGGTAATTTACACATTGCAATGCCAGGTATTCCCAACAGTGCCATCATTGCGAGAGTTCGCCACCAACTGGCTATCTCAACGGGTTCAGCCTGCTCTTCTGGAGTTGAAACTCCATCCCACGTCCTGCAGGCTCTCAATTTACCTGAAGGTTTAATCGATGGGGCACTGCGTATTGGTATTGGGAAATTTACAACTTATGAGGAAATAGAGCGCACTGCAACTATCCTTCATAAGACTGTAGCGTTTTTCAAGTGAGTGAGGTACGTTTGATGACCCTCGCAACAATGTGAAAAAGATGCCAGTGTTTCTGCTCCCCAATCGCGGTGACACCCGGATGTTCTTCTTCCTCTAACCACTCGACCTCAAAGGGCTGGAGCAGGGCTTCAACCTGTTCGCGACTGTGATGGGTCCGGTTGGGATAGATGATCCAGGAATCTCGATCGCCAAACAATTGCCCACAGAAACGTCCTCCTGGTTTGAGCGATGTAACAATGGTGTCCCACAAGTGCGGAAAATTGGTGGGTGGACAGAAGGTGAGGCAAAAGCTGGCATTGATCAGATCAATCGCCGGAGGTAAGGTCAATTCCTCAAAGCGGATTCGTTGTGTTTGCAACCGGGCAGGCTGAAGATCAGGACGCTTGAGCAGGCGATCAAAAGCTTCCTGTTCCCCATCAATGGCTAAAACACGCCAGCCCCGTCGCAGCAACTCTACGGTGTCGCGTCCATCTCCACAACCCAGATCTACGGCCAGACGGGGTTCAGCAGAGGACGGTTCTGCGTCAAACTGATCTAACGCTTTAAGCAGGGTGTCGCGGGGTGGGCGGCCTTCCACCGCTTGATAGTAGGTCGCCCAGTGCTGCCCGGAGAGAGGATCAGTCGATTGAGTCATAGGCCAGCGATCGCAAGTTCGACATGGGTCTGACAGTTCTTAGGACAGACTCTAGCACAGGCTTCACAGCCCACACAATTATCAACATTGGTGATTGTCATCACCTTGCGCTCAATTTCATCTTCCTCTTCATCATCAACGAATTCCCCCTCTTCATTCAGCGCCCGTAGTGCCATCACGTTGCGTCCGCAGGTTTTTAAGCATCTGCCACAGCCAATGCAACGGGAAATATCGAT is from Leptothermofonsia sichuanensis E412 and encodes:
- the fdxB gene encoding ferredoxin III, nif-specific; translated protein: MVAQPISNEVNTIMTTFTGLTFGGKVWTPRFLQAIDISRCIGCGRCLKTCGRNVMALRALNEEGEFVDDEEEDEIERKVMTITNVDNCVGCEACARVCPKNCQTHVELAIAGL